A portion of the Lolium rigidum isolate FL_2022 chromosome 1, APGP_CSIRO_Lrig_0.1, whole genome shotgun sequence genome contains these proteins:
- the LOC124659740 gene encoding disease resistance protein PIK6-NP-like: MEGALVSAAAGALKPVLGKLATLLGDEYKRFRRVRKEIGFITQELVAMEAFLLKKSMEEEDPDIQDKVWMNEVRELSYDIEDSLDDFMKIKNLLDKTKDRRQIADAIEDLKKQVYEASERRKRYTAGEVISKVNNVTVDPRALAIFENASNLVGIDGPKKEIIKLFTQETKCESRQQQIKMISIVGFGGLGKTTLAFQVYQELKEKFDCHAFVSVSRNPDMKTVLISILSQVTDEDYSKIEDIPQLITRISNFLAEKRYIIVVDDIWNVEIWDVIKFAFPRSGYDCRIITTTRLNNVAQSCHSSFSGHIYNMDPLSMLHSRKLFHTRLFNSEECPSHLEEVSSQILDKCAGLPLAIIAISGLLANKAKTKDQWHQVRSSFGHGLERNFSIEAMMKIISLSYIDLPHHLKTCLLYLSIFPEDHVIGKEMLIRRWIPEGFIHKKYGYTLYEAGEMCFSELMNRSLIQPDFKEQVFDEVTCCRVHDMVLDFIVSKSTEENFVTIIGVPGINPDPQNKVRRLSLQNNGEIPAGLILSDVRSLSIFGCDVKISSLSEFKHLRVLCFEDCWQIKDHHLAGIGKLIHLKCLSLSHVGITKVPEEIAILRYLETLDIDLRIKEDVEILRSLPSLRFIWVRYHGAPADQLKAAMEIMIAAHPNHPKLERTQYTQVVPSPKPSRLPLLLQYIFRLFGLHPSLVTIGGRIAAWSLYDPHLLRQRVIILLGAGTHAAGGSLSRVGMDVDVYKSAKVTSCNGDPWRLSGSAGCNLFCCCSAIMSAMSDAIKDVPDMHEAQVPYKGLHQQDFYIGISTPNMLGFF; the protein is encoded by the exons ATGGAGGGTGCTCTAGTGAGCGCGGCGGCGGGAGCACTGAAGCCAGTGCTCGGAAAGCTGGCCACTCTGCTCGGTGACGAGTACAAACGTTTCCGGCGGGTGCGGAAGGAGATTGGATTCATCACTCAAGAGCTCGTCGCCATGGAAGCTTTTCTCCTAAAGAAGTCAATGGAAGAGGAGGATCCTGATATACAAGACAAGGTCTGGATGAATGAGGTGCGGGAACTGTCCTATGACATCGAGGACAGCCTCGACGACTTCATG AAGATCAAGAATCTGTTGGACAAGACCAAGGATCGTCGCCAGATTGCCGATGCGATTGAAGATTTGAAGAAGCAAGTTTATGAGGCATCTGAGAGGCGTAAGAGGTACACGGCTGGTGAGGTCATCTCCAAGGTTAACAATGTTACCGTTGACCCTAGAGCTCTTGCTATATTTGAGAATGCATCAAATCTTGTTGGTATTGATGGCCCAAAGAAGGAGATTATCAAATTATTTACTCAAGAGACCAAATGTGAATCAAGGCAACAACAAATCAAGATGATCTCTATTGTTGGATTTGGAGGACTAGGAAAGACTACTCTTGCATTCCAAGTATATCAGGAGCTAAAAGAGAAATTTGATTGTCATGCCTTTGTGTCTGTGTCACGAAATCCTGACATGAAGACAGTATTGATTTCTATTCTCAGTCAGGTGACTGATGAAGATTATTCAAAGATTGAAGACATACCACAACTCATCACTCGGATCTCGAATTTCTTAGCAGAAAAAAG ATATATTATTGTAGTTGATGATATATGGAATGTGGAAATATGGGATGTTATTAAGTTTGCATTCCCTCGGAGTGGTTATGACTGCAGAATAATTACCACTACCCGTCTGAATAATGTTGCACAATCATGTCATTCATCATTCAGTGGTCATATATATAACATGGATCCTCTTAGTATGTTACACTCAAGGAAATTATTTCACACGAGACTATTCAACTCAGAGGAATGCCCATCACACCTTGAAGAAGTTTCTAGTCAAATATTGGATAAGTGTGCCGGTTTACCATTGGCAATAATTGCTATATCTGGCCTGTTAGCTAACAAGGCAAAAACAAAGGACCAGTGGCACCAAGTCCGAAGTTCATTTGGCCATGGACTGGAAAGAAATTTTAGCATTGAAGCCATGATGAAAATAATATCACTCAGCTacattgatcttcctcatcatctcaAAACTTGTCTACTATACCTTAGTATATTTCCTGAAGACCATGTTATTGGGAAGGAGATGTTGATTAGGAGATGGATTCCTGAGGGATTCATTCATAAAAAATATGGATATACCCTTTATGAAGCTGGAGAAATGTGTTTTAGTGAGCTAATGAATAGGAGTCTGATACAACCTGATTTTAAGGAGCAAGTATTTGATGAGGTGACATGTTGCCGAGTTCATGACAtggttcttgatttcattgtgtccaAGTCTACTGAAGAAAACTTTGTTACCATAATTGGTGTACCTGGTATAAATCCTGACCCACAAAACAAGGTTCGTAGATTGTCTCTACAAAATAATGGTGAAATACCAGCGGGTCTAATTTTATCTGATGTCCGTTCACTAAGTATTTTTGGCTGCGATGTGAAAATCTCATCTCTATCAGAGTTTAAACACTTGCGTGTTTTATGCTTTGAAGACTGCTGGCAAATAAAGGATCATCATCTGGCAGGTATAGGCAAATTGATCCACCTGAAGTGCTTGAGTCTCAGTCATGTAGGAATTACGAAGGTTCCAGAAGAAATAGCAATACTACGGTACTTAGAGACACTTGACATTGATCTCAGAATAAAA GAAGATGTGGAGATCCTGAGAAGCCTTCCCAGTCTGCGCTTTATATGGGTTCGTTACCACGGTGCACCCGCAGACCAGCTTAAGGCTGCCATGGAGATTATGATTGCGGCCCATCCCAACCACCCCAAGTTG GAACGCACGCAATACACCCAAGTCGTCCCCTCCCCAAAACCTAGCCGCCTCCCTCTGCTCCTCCAGTACATCTTTCGGCTGTTTGGGTTGCATCCATCGCTGGTGACTATTGGCGGCCGGATTGCAGCATGGTCCTTGTACGACCCCCATCTGCTGCGGCAGCGTGTGATAATCCTCCTCGGGGCAGGGACACATGCGGCCGGGGGAAGCCTCTCGCGAGTCGGGATGGATGTGGATGTATACAAATCTGCGAAGGTGACATCATGCAATGGTGACCCATGGAGATTAAGTGGTTCCGCAG GTTGTAATCTGTTTTGTTGCTGCAGTGCTATCATGTCTGCTATGTCTGATGCAATCAAGGACGTCCCAGACATGCATGAAGCACAA GTCCCATACAAGGGTCTACATCAGCAAGACTTCTATATTGGGATATCAACTCCGAACATGCTGGGATTTTTTTAG